GACGAAGGGAAAATGAATTTGAGTCTGCGCGACATTAACGGTGGATTACTATTGGTGCCACAGTTTACTCTGGCTGCCGATACGCGCAAAGGTAACCGCCCGAGTTTCACTTCAGCCGCGCCGCCGGCACAAGGCCAGAAGCTATTCGCCTTTTTGTGCGAGTACGCCCACGAACAATGGCCGCACATGGCGCAGGGGCAATTTGGCGCCGATATGCAGGTCAGCCTCGTCAATGACGGGCCCGTGACCTTCTGGCTGGAAGTGCCACCAAGCCGTACTTAGCCGG
The Gammaproteobacteria bacterium genome window above contains:
- a CDS encoding D-tyrosyl-tRNA(Tyr) deacylase, with translation MIGLIQRVRSAHVDIDNQTVGRIGRGILALIGVQPHDTTQNAVRLLERMLNYRIFPDDEGKMNLSLRDINGGLLLVPQFTLAADTRKGNRPSFTSAAPPAQGQKLFAFLCEYAHEQWPHMAQGQFGADMQVSLVNDGPVTFWLEVPPSRT